A window of the Candidatus Paraluminiphilus aquimaris genome harbors these coding sequences:
- the dapE gene encoding succinyl-diaminopimelate desuccinylase, protein MQTTNSYNDAIALTRELIEKQSVTPADDGCQPLMAERLANIGFTCECLQAEEVLNLWATRGNEGPLLVFAGHTDVVPPGPLEHWDSDPFVPTERDGFLFGRGAADMKSSLAAMVVATESFIGKHPNHKGRIGFLITADEEGPAVHGTRYVVDTLMAREETIDWCVVGEPSSTSQLGDIIKNGRRGSINATLTIKGKQGHVAYPHLADNPMHKAFDVLNQLSALQWDQGNAFFDPTQLQFSNIQSGTGATNVIPGELNAVFNLRFSTEITADGIKKKCEDLLDKSGVDYDISWQLSGNPFLTEPGDLVDAATQSILEVTGVDTTLSTGGGTSDGRFIAKMGGQIIELGVINASIHQRNEHVLISDIPKLAAIYEGILTRVLT, encoded by the coding sequence ATGCAAACAACTAATTCGTACAACGACGCCATTGCGCTCACTCGAGAACTGATTGAGAAACAATCGGTGACGCCCGCCGACGACGGGTGCCAGCCGCTCATGGCAGAGCGACTCGCTAATATTGGGTTCACCTGTGAGTGCTTACAAGCCGAGGAAGTCCTTAACCTGTGGGCAACGCGTGGCAATGAGGGCCCACTCCTCGTATTTGCGGGGCATACCGATGTGGTGCCACCCGGACCCCTAGAGCATTGGGATAGCGATCCGTTTGTGCCGACAGAGCGAGATGGCTTTTTATTCGGTCGAGGTGCGGCAGACATGAAGTCGAGTCTCGCCGCCATGGTTGTTGCAACGGAATCGTTTATTGGGAAGCACCCGAACCACAAAGGACGCATAGGCTTTCTGATTACCGCTGACGAAGAGGGTCCGGCAGTTCACGGCACTCGCTATGTCGTTGATACGCTGATGGCAAGAGAGGAAACCATCGATTGGTGCGTCGTTGGCGAGCCTTCCAGCACATCCCAGCTCGGCGACATCATAAAGAACGGTCGCCGAGGCTCCATCAACGCAACGCTTACGATAAAGGGCAAACAGGGCCACGTCGCCTACCCGCACCTTGCCGATAACCCTATGCACAAAGCCTTTGACGTGTTGAACCAACTCAGCGCATTGCAGTGGGATCAAGGCAATGCTTTTTTTGACCCTACACAGCTACAGTTTTCCAATATTCAGTCAGGGACAGGTGCCACGAATGTGATTCCCGGTGAGTTAAACGCTGTTTTCAATCTGCGGTTCTCGACGGAAATCACCGCCGACGGTATCAAGAAGAAGTGTGAGGATTTATTGGATAAAAGCGGTGTTGACTATGATATTTCCTGGCAGTTAAGCGGAAATCCTTTTTTGACTGAACCCGGCGATCTTGTGGATGCAGCAACGCAGAGTATTTTGGAAGTCACAGGCGTCGATACAACACTCAGCACCGGTGGTGGGACGTCTGACGGGCGATTTATTGCAAAAATGGGCGGGCAGATCATCGAGCTCGGCGTTATCAATGCGTCGATACATCAACGTAATGAGCACGTATTGATATCCGACATCCCAAAATTAGCCGCTATCTACGAGGGCATACTCACTCGGGTACTGACTTAA
- the dapC gene encoding succinyldiaminopimelate transaminase codes for MNPGLNTLHPYPFEKLAQLTASAELPPLERIALTIGEPKHQPPAHVLEALVASVEEVAKYPSIIGQAELRESIARWVASRFKTRAIDPATEVLPVNGTREGLFAITQALVTPNRRGGVVIPNPFYQIYEGAALLANVEPLLVPATEATGHLADYSILSDDDWERCEMLFICTPGNPSGAVIPEAELHFLIEKALEHNVVLISDECYSELYYDEERPPVGLLEAASTYGNTELKQCLAFHSLSKRSNLPGLRSGFVAGDAELIAQFKRYRTYHGCAMPLHHQLASIAAWSDEDHVVKNRALYRAKFDAVTDRLSSVLPVSIPEAGFYLWARTPTSDTTFARDLLSHTHVAVLPGSFLGRSVNGINPGSDHIRMALVATLAETLEAADRICHWLRRG; via the coding sequence ATGAATCCGGGCCTTAATACACTTCACCCCTATCCGTTTGAGAAGCTTGCACAGCTGACAGCGAGCGCAGAGCTTCCCCCACTAGAGCGAATTGCGCTGACGATAGGAGAGCCAAAACACCAGCCGCCGGCACACGTGCTGGAGGCCCTAGTTGCCTCTGTTGAAGAAGTCGCAAAGTACCCCTCTATTATCGGACAAGCTGAGCTTCGAGAAAGCATTGCGCGCTGGGTGGCGTCGCGATTTAAGACCCGTGCGATCGACCCCGCCACCGAAGTGCTCCCGGTCAACGGGACTCGCGAAGGTTTATTTGCCATTACACAGGCGCTTGTGACACCGAACCGCAGGGGTGGCGTTGTCATACCCAACCCGTTTTACCAGATCTACGAGGGCGCAGCATTGCTCGCTAATGTTGAACCCCTGCTTGTTCCCGCAACCGAGGCCACAGGTCACCTCGCCGACTACAGCATACTGTCTGACGACGATTGGGAGCGCTGTGAGATGCTCTTCATTTGCACGCCGGGAAACCCCTCCGGCGCCGTCATTCCCGAAGCCGAACTCCATTTTCTCATCGAGAAAGCCCTTGAGCACAACGTCGTTCTGATCAGTGACGAGTGTTACAGCGAACTCTATTACGACGAGGAGCGTCCGCCCGTTGGGCTCCTTGAAGCAGCGAGCACTTACGGGAATACCGAGCTTAAGCAGTGCCTCGCTTTTCATAGCCTATCTAAGCGATCGAACTTGCCCGGATTGCGATCAGGATTTGTCGCAGGCGATGCTGAGCTCATCGCACAGTTCAAGCGCTACCGCACCTATCACGGTTGCGCGATGCCGTTACATCACCAATTAGCCAGTATCGCCGCATGGTCTGACGAGGACCATGTTGTTAAAAACCGCGCCCTTTATCGCGCGAAGTTTGACGCTGTAACCGATCGACTTTCGTCGGTTTTACCGGTCAGCATTCCCGAAGCTGGGTTTTATTTATGGGCAAGGACACCCACATCAGACACCACCTTTGCACGAGACTTACTCAGTCACACGCATGTTGCCGTTCTACCGGGGAGTTTTCTTGGCCGATCAGTAAACGGGATTAACCCGGGCTCCGACCATATTCGCATGGCGCTTGTGGCTACCCTCGCGGAAACGCTTGAGGCGGCAGATCGCATATGCCATTGGCTTAGGCGCGGGTAA
- the rpsB gene encoding 30S ribosomal protein S2 translates to MTQVSMRDLLQAGAHFGHQTRFWNPKMDQYIFGARNKIHIINLEHTVPAFNDALGFIQRLAENKNQIMFVGTKRAAGKIIQEQAARCGMPYVSHRWLGGMLTNYKTIRSSIKRLRDLETQEQDGTFDKLTKKEALMRSRSKDKLDRSIGGIKDMGGLPDALFVVDVDHERIAITEANKLGIPVIGIVDTNSNPDGVDYIIPGNDDAIRAIKLYVTAVADAVMAGKGAGSEAPVVDEFMEVVETEEAEAPAEVAGDAE, encoded by the coding sequence ATGACACAAGTAAGCATGCGCGATTTGTTGCAGGCCGGCGCGCACTTTGGCCACCAAACTCGTTTCTGGAACCCCAAGATGGATCAATACATCTTTGGTGCAAGAAACAAGATTCACATCATTAACCTCGAGCACACGGTTCCCGCCTTTAATGACGCGCTTGGATTTATTCAGCGTTTGGCAGAGAACAAGAACCAAATCATGTTCGTTGGCACGAAGCGTGCCGCAGGTAAAATTATTCAGGAGCAGGCGGCGCGTTGCGGAATGCCGTACGTCAGTCACCGATGGTTGGGTGGCATGCTCACCAACTACAAGACCATCCGGTCATCAATCAAGCGTCTGCGAGACCTTGAGACTCAGGAGCAGGACGGCACGTTCGACAAGCTCACGAAAAAAGAAGCTCTGATGCGTTCGCGCAGCAAAGATAAGCTCGATCGCTCTATCGGCGGTATTAAGGACATGGGCGGACTGCCCGATGCGTTATTTGTCGTTGACGTAGATCACGAGCGCATTGCGATCACTGAAGCCAACAAGCTGGGTATTCCGGTCATCGGCATTGTGGACACGAACAGTAACCCCGACGGTGTCGATTACATCATTCCCGGTAACGACGACGCGATCCGCGCGATCAAGTTATACGTTACAGCGGTTGCTGATGCGGTCATGGCGGGTAAAGGCGCGGGTTCTGAAGCGCCCGTTGTCGATGAGTTCATGGAAGTCGTTGAGACAGAAGAAGCCGAGGCGCCCGCTGAGGTTGCCGGCGACGCCGAGTAA
- a CDS encoding Spx/MgsR family RNA polymerase-binding regulatory protein gives MTTIYGIPNCDSVKKARKWLEEKNIEYDFVDVRENTPAASHISHWVTALGAEKMVNKRSTTWKNMSEDERLEAQTGNTVSVLLANPTLIKRPVLEHNEVLDVGFKADAYATYFS, from the coding sequence ATGACTACCATCTACGGCATTCCCAATTGCGACAGCGTAAAGAAAGCGCGAAAGTGGCTGGAAGAGAAAAATATTGAATACGACTTTGTGGACGTACGTGAGAACACGCCGGCTGCATCTCATATTAGCCACTGGGTGACCGCATTGGGCGCCGAAAAAATGGTTAACAAGCGCAGTACAACGTGGAAGAACATGTCAGAGGACGAGCGGTTAGAAGCGCAAACAGGTAATACCGTTTCGGTATTACTTGCTAATCCAACGCTTATTAAGCGACCCGTATTAGAGCACAACGAGGTACTCGACGTCGGTTTCAAGGCAGACGCCTACGCTACCTATTTCTCTTAA
- the glnD gene encoding [protein-PII] uridylyltransferase, with protein sequence MATPLLTALIAELRSELKARNTELAGQFSPDVSVTPLLRSRCLAVDSALQRLWYHFDLDETGATLAAVGGYGRGELFPESDIDVLILVANERAPDTTALSGFISALWDLGLKIGHSVRTPDECISLASSDITVMTTLLETRLLSGSNDLLLEITRRLESEQVWPTATFFNGKIEEQSARHEKFGLTGYSLEPNVKSSPGGLRDIQVIGWIARRHFGIGLDELPTGEFLTEEELALLNEGHDALSRVRFALHAKTGREEDRLLFEHQQTLAKQWGFEDHGKLAVEQFMQAYFRNVQAVSHTTALLIDIFQKTLLHNEASASVIIDEDFELIDDRISARHEAVFSANPSNLLRIFSVIARDSRIKRIDPETTRLLRGSAPLLDDDFKQDPVNRRAFRDIIAAPHNMTKQLRRMLRHGVLARYLPAFGAIVGQMQFDMFHTYTVDAHTMQVIANCRRFLRADYTDTFPVTTRIAQRLRNPTLLFVAALFHDIGKGRGGDHSELGAVDARAFCEQHFFDEPDTELIVWLVSNHLFMSSFSQKRDISDPEEIQRFAEHVSTEERLDYLFTLTVADINGTNPELWNAWRSSLLRHLYTETRRALRRGLTNPLAREDVISATKKAAAHLLEFRGFLDDELDEIWAARGDDYFLRERPEDVAWHTEAIADFDDSGEPLVLIKQSSESLIANATQIFVNTQDTENVFPKVCSALELLDLSINDARIYSGTDGATLDTFFVLKADGSPVDSAPETLNMIERAIIAALTTSTLSQSNQRINRTLRSFLSPTEVTFIEDSNRNLTIMELSSPDRPGLLARVGQIMAENNISIQGAKIQTLGERVEDVFFLTTQQGDRLADDAVCERLREQVCTALDTGLAA encoded by the coding sequence ATGGCGACACCGTTACTGACAGCATTGATTGCAGAACTTAGAAGTGAGCTCAAAGCCCGTAATACCGAGCTTGCAGGTCAATTTTCGCCCGACGTATCGGTCACACCGTTATTGCGTTCGCGATGTCTAGCCGTAGATTCCGCGCTTCAGCGACTCTGGTACCACTTCGACCTCGACGAGACTGGCGCAACATTAGCCGCCGTGGGGGGATATGGTCGCGGGGAGTTATTTCCCGAGTCCGACATAGACGTTCTTATTCTTGTGGCAAACGAGAGAGCCCCTGATACGACTGCACTGTCGGGCTTTATCAGTGCATTGTGGGACTTAGGACTAAAAATAGGCCACAGCGTCCGGACGCCCGATGAGTGCATTTCGCTCGCCTCGAGCGATATCACTGTCATGACGACCTTGCTTGAGACGCGCTTGTTAAGCGGGAGCAATGATTTACTTCTCGAAATTACTCGCCGGTTAGAGAGTGAGCAGGTTTGGCCAACGGCCACGTTCTTTAACGGAAAAATTGAAGAACAGAGCGCTCGTCATGAAAAGTTCGGTTTAACCGGGTACAGCTTGGAACCGAATGTGAAATCGTCCCCGGGGGGTCTCCGCGATATTCAGGTTATTGGCTGGATAGCCCGCCGCCATTTTGGGATTGGGCTTGATGAGCTTCCGACTGGAGAGTTCCTGACAGAGGAAGAACTCGCTCTTTTGAACGAAGGGCACGACGCGCTAAGCCGTGTTCGTTTTGCGCTGCATGCCAAAACAGGACGAGAAGAAGATCGTCTTCTTTTTGAGCACCAGCAAACGCTCGCCAAGCAATGGGGGTTTGAAGATCACGGCAAACTCGCCGTGGAACAATTCATGCAGGCGTATTTTCGCAACGTGCAAGCTGTGTCACACACCACTGCGCTGCTGATCGATATCTTTCAAAAGACCTTGTTGCATAACGAGGCCTCGGCATCCGTCATTATCGATGAAGATTTTGAATTGATTGATGACCGCATTTCCGCGCGACATGAGGCTGTTTTTTCAGCCAACCCCTCCAATCTGCTGCGGATTTTTTCCGTCATTGCGCGTGATAGCCGCATTAAACGCATTGATCCAGAGACGACACGACTGTTACGGGGCTCCGCCCCGCTGCTTGATGATGACTTTAAACAGGACCCTGTAAATCGTCGTGCATTTCGCGACATCATTGCAGCGCCGCACAATATGACCAAGCAGTTGCGAAGGATGCTGCGCCATGGCGTACTCGCCCGGTACCTGCCGGCCTTTGGCGCTATTGTCGGACAGATGCAATTCGATATGTTTCATACCTACACGGTCGATGCGCATACCATGCAGGTGATTGCCAACTGCCGCAGATTCCTTCGCGCCGACTACACCGATACCTTTCCCGTCACAACGCGCATTGCCCAACGCTTGAGAAACCCGACACTCTTGTTTGTTGCAGCCTTATTTCACGACATTGGAAAAGGGCGAGGAGGCGACCATTCCGAGCTGGGGGCGGTCGATGCTCGCGCCTTCTGTGAACAGCACTTTTTTGACGAGCCCGATACCGAATTAATCGTCTGGCTGGTAAGTAACCATTTATTCATGAGCTCTTTCTCACAAAAACGGGATATCTCTGATCCGGAAGAGATTCAGCGCTTTGCCGAACATGTCTCTACCGAAGAGCGCCTTGATTATTTGTTCACGCTAACCGTTGCTGACATTAACGGGACCAACCCTGAGCTCTGGAATGCGTGGCGAAGCTCTTTGCTACGACATCTCTACACGGAAACACGTCGCGCGCTGCGACGCGGCCTAACAAATCCGCTTGCGCGTGAAGATGTTATTAGTGCCACCAAGAAGGCGGCAGCGCACCTCCTCGAGTTCAGGGGATTCCTCGACGACGAACTTGATGAAATCTGGGCCGCACGAGGTGATGATTACTTTCTTCGCGAGCGCCCAGAGGATGTCGCCTGGCACACTGAGGCCATTGCGGACTTTGATGACAGCGGCGAACCATTGGTATTAATCAAACAATCCTCGGAGTCGCTAATAGCCAATGCGACCCAGATCTTTGTGAACACCCAAGACACGGAAAATGTATTTCCAAAAGTCTGCTCGGCGCTTGAACTTCTCGATCTAAGCATTAACGATGCGCGGATTTACAGTGGTACCGATGGTGCGACGCTCGATACGTTTTTTGTATTGAAGGCTGATGGTTCACCCGTTGACAGTGCTCCTGAAACCTTAAACATGATCGAACGCGCCATTATCGCTGCCCTGACAACGTCTACATTGAGTCAGAGCAATCAGCGCATAAACCGAACACTGCGCTCTTTTCTGTCACCCACTGAAGTGACGTTCATTGAGGACAGCAATCGAAACCTGACGATTATGGAGCTTAGCTCACCCGATAGACCCGGTCTTTTAGCACGGGTTGGCCAAATCATGGCTGAAAACAATATCAGCATTCAAGGGGCAAAAATTCAAACACTGGGAGAGCGTGTTGAAGATGTGTTTTTCCTCACCACACAACAGGGCGATCGCCTTGCCGACGACGCTGTGTGTGAGCGTTTGCGAGAGCAGGTGTGTACGGCTTTAGACACGGGCTTAGCCGCATGA
- a CDS encoding lysophospholipid acyltransferase family protein gives MTYWLYRTIAALPLAYAYHLSTVIAWLTQSVVKYRVKTVDRNLRAAFPGETDEWYLTTRKRFYKQFAEVAIESLYGWRIPKAELEERMKLVGWEPLQASSETTPKPGILLSIHHGNWEWLMQRASLAASAPLDGVYKPLHDKGADRFALESRGRWGATLVTMKAMGRHVLRNRRKPRVLALLADQAPGKRETAHWTQFMNQPAGFFLGPATLANITQYPVYFVRGKRLNRGYYEVELIEICREPGTLSQEALIERYVELAEETIRSEPESYLWSNRRWKRSPPQATLTESGAVSDEIQSNP, from the coding sequence ATGACTTACTGGCTCTACCGCACTATTGCGGCACTGCCGCTCGCATACGCCTACCATTTATCAACGGTGATTGCCTGGCTTACTCAATCGGTTGTCAAATATCGGGTCAAGACCGTTGACCGTAATTTGCGGGCGGCCTTTCCCGGCGAGACCGATGAGTGGTATCTCACTACACGCAAACGGTTTTACAAACAATTCGCTGAAGTCGCCATTGAGTCACTCTATGGCTGGCGCATCCCGAAAGCCGAATTAGAAGAACGTATGAAACTGGTTGGCTGGGAGCCGTTGCAGGCTTCTTCAGAAACAACACCCAAGCCCGGCATTTTGCTGTCAATACACCACGGAAATTGGGAGTGGTTGATGCAGCGAGCAAGCCTTGCCGCCTCGGCGCCGCTTGATGGTGTCTATAAACCGCTGCACGATAAAGGTGCTGACAGATTTGCGCTGGAGTCGCGCGGCCGCTGGGGTGCAACACTTGTCACAATGAAAGCGATGGGTCGTCATGTATTGCGCAATCGACGTAAACCTCGCGTCCTCGCCCTGCTCGCGGACCAAGCACCGGGCAAACGAGAGACTGCCCACTGGACGCAGTTCATGAATCAGCCCGCGGGCTTTTTTCTCGGTCCAGCGACGCTGGCCAATATCACGCAATATCCTGTCTATTTTGTCCGCGGAAAACGTCTTAATCGGGGTTATTACGAGGTAGAGCTCATTGAAATCTGTCGAGAACCCGGGACTTTATCGCAAGAAGCGCTGATCGAGCGTTACGTGGAACTCGCCGAGGAAACGATTCGCAGCGAACCTGAAAGTTACCTGTGGAGTAATCGACGGTGGAAACGAAGTCCGCCTCAGGCGACGTTAACCGAAAGCGGCGCCGTATCTGACGAAATCCAGTCAAATCCCTGA
- the map gene encoding type I methionyl aminopeptidase: MSNVAIKTDEDLEGMREAGRLAAEVLEMIRPHVVPGISTGELDRICHDYIVNVQNAIPAPLNYKGFPKSICTSVNEVICHGIPSEAKVLKQGDIINIDVTVIKDGWHGDTSIMVPVGKVAPHAERLMRVTQECLYKGLALVKPGARLGDIGQVIQQYAESSYYSVVREYCGHGIGKVFHEEPQVLHYGRAGTGLVLEKGMTFTVEPMVNAGKRHTKLNTRDGWTVTTRDGRLSAQWEHTIAVTDDGCEVLTKRPSETLPF, from the coding sequence GTGAGCAACGTAGCTATTAAAACTGATGAAGACCTCGAAGGTATGCGCGAAGCAGGTCGCCTCGCAGCAGAGGTACTGGAAATGATCCGGCCCCATGTTGTCCCCGGCATCTCAACGGGTGAGCTTGACCGTATCTGTCACGATTACATCGTTAACGTTCAGAACGCCATCCCGGCGCCGCTCAACTACAAAGGCTTCCCCAAATCCATCTGTACCTCTGTCAACGAAGTAATTTGTCATGGCATTCCCTCAGAGGCCAAAGTTCTGAAGCAAGGCGACATTATCAACATCGATGTCACTGTCATAAAAGATGGTTGGCATGGTGATACCAGTATTATGGTTCCCGTCGGTAAAGTAGCGCCGCATGCGGAACGTCTCATGCGGGTTACGCAAGAGTGTCTCTATAAAGGACTGGCGCTGGTCAAACCAGGCGCGCGCTTAGGCGATATTGGACAGGTCATTCAACAGTACGCCGAATCTTCGTATTACTCCGTTGTAAGGGAGTACTGCGGCCATGGAATCGGCAAGGTTTTTCACGAAGAACCTCAAGTGCTCCACTACGGGCGTGCCGGCACAGGGCTTGTGCTAGAGAAAGGCATGACGTTTACCGTCGAGCCGATGGTAAACGCGGGTAAACGACACACCAAACTCAACACGCGAGACGGCTGGACTGTAACAACACGTGATGGCCGATTATCCGCCCAGTGGGAGCACACGATCGCGGTCACTGATGATGGATGCGAAGTACTCACCAAAAGACCCAGCGAGACACTTCCGTTTTAA
- the dapD gene encoding 2,3,4,5-tetrahydropyridine-2,6-dicarboxylate N-succinyltransferase has product MSRTLHAFGLGVASENANGDILDVFFPAPRANISGGLADALHGVSGTLDDASLSSVATDCRAAGDEALAALAERLRESGRRIVASSLNDNSAPETVGDAYLKLHLLSHRLVKPHGTDLSGIFPLLPNVAWTDEGPVDLNELADRQLTARLKGRVLEVASVDKFPKMTNYVVPAGVRIAHSARVRLGAHLGAGTTVMHEGFINFNAGTEGPGMVEGRISAGVMVGKGSDLGGGCSTMGTLSGGGNIIISVGEECLIGANAGLGIPLGDRCTIEAGLFVTAGTKVDVLDDQRNTIETIAARHLATRSDLLFRRNSQSGAVECLTNKTAIELNESLHANN; this is encoded by the coding sequence ATGTCTCGCACCCTCCATGCCTTTGGTCTCGGCGTTGCGTCAGAAAATGCAAATGGCGACATACTCGACGTTTTCTTCCCCGCACCCAGAGCAAATATCTCCGGTGGATTAGCCGATGCCCTCCACGGTGTATCAGGCACGCTCGACGACGCATCGCTCAGTTCAGTCGCCACCGACTGCAGAGCGGCTGGTGATGAGGCGCTGGCAGCCCTCGCTGAACGGCTACGTGAGAGCGGACGCCGGATAGTTGCGTCATCGTTGAATGACAACTCGGCACCTGAGACGGTGGGGGACGCCTACCTAAAGCTGCACCTTCTTTCCCACCGGCTGGTTAAGCCGCATGGCACAGACCTGTCGGGTATTTTTCCGCTCCTTCCCAATGTGGCATGGACGGATGAGGGCCCCGTTGATTTAAATGAGCTCGCAGATCGGCAGCTCACTGCGAGGCTCAAGGGGCGCGTGCTCGAGGTTGCAAGCGTTGATAAATTCCCAAAGATGACAAACTACGTAGTGCCGGCAGGTGTTCGCATCGCACACAGCGCCCGAGTCCGTCTGGGCGCTCACCTTGGTGCAGGTACAACGGTAATGCATGAGGGTTTCATCAATTTCAATGCGGGTACCGAAGGCCCCGGGATGGTTGAGGGCCGTATATCGGCTGGAGTCATGGTTGGTAAAGGGTCCGACCTGGGTGGCGGATGCTCTACCATGGGGACACTGTCCGGTGGCGGCAACATCATCATCTCCGTTGGTGAGGAGTGCTTAATTGGTGCCAACGCAGGCTTGGGCATTCCGCTGGGTGATCGTTGCACCATCGAGGCTGGGCTATTTGTAACGGCCGGAACAAAAGTAGACGTGCTCGACGATCAACGAAATACCATCGAAACCATTGCAGCGCGGCATCTGGCTACCCGTTCAGATTTACTCTTTCGCCGTAATTCACAGTCAGGGGCTGTAGAATGCCTTACGAACAAGACCGCCATAGAACTCAACGAAAGCCTTCATGCAAACAACTAA
- a CDS encoding class I SAM-dependent methyltransferase: MMACEVIPASRSAEQAAKRVANELGLPLASSYAHAVAPVALVVDTHEVWLQALEKPRPGRVTIDFSSPDMLYRRKSGHNEPLGRAVGVKKDLKPRVFDATAGLGRDAFVLADLGCNVELSEASPVLFFLLTHAKQTALLSAQTKVVDAAQRMTISRGDSAQRSLAGFDVIYLDPMFPDRSKSAAVKKDLATVQALLENDATGEQGAALLDWALSQPVGRVVIKRPAKSPYLGGMKPSHAISGKTVRFDVLVRPNAKGEL; this comes from the coding sequence ATGATGGCATGTGAGGTTATCCCTGCATCTAGATCAGCGGAGCAGGCGGCGAAGCGTGTGGCGAATGAACTTGGACTGCCACTTGCGAGTTCCTACGCTCATGCCGTGGCCCCGGTTGCCTTAGTGGTGGACACTCATGAAGTTTGGTTGCAAGCTCTAGAGAAACCCCGTCCTGGTCGAGTTACGATCGACTTCTCATCGCCTGACATGCTTTACCGTCGTAAATCGGGGCATAACGAACCGCTTGGGCGCGCCGTTGGGGTAAAGAAAGATCTGAAGCCGAGGGTATTTGATGCGACAGCAGGATTAGGTCGAGATGCCTTTGTCCTCGCTGACCTGGGTTGCAACGTCGAGCTTTCGGAGGCATCACCGGTACTGTTTTTTTTGCTGACGCATGCAAAGCAAACCGCGCTGCTGAGTGCCCAGACCAAAGTTGTGGATGCTGCCCAGCGGATGACGATCAGTCGCGGGGACAGTGCGCAGCGCTCCCTCGCGGGGTTCGATGTGATTTACCTCGACCCTATGTTTCCTGATCGAAGTAAATCAGCTGCAGTCAAAAAAGATCTCGCGACCGTTCAGGCGCTTCTTGAAAACGATGCAACCGGCGAGCAGGGGGCGGCGCTGCTGGATTGGGCACTGTCGCAACCCGTTGGGCGCGTAGTGATAAAGCGACCCGCAAAATCCCCTTATTTGGGAGGCATGAAACCCTCCCATGCAATTTCCGGTAAAACGGTGAGATTCGATGTTTTGGTGCGGCCTAATGCCAAGGGAGAGTTGTGA
- the nth gene encoding endonuclease III, with protein MSANMLKQERVAFIDKRLQELYPNPPVPLDHSDPYTLLVAVLLSAQCTDERVNLVTPALFALADNPFDMAKESVETIREIIKPCGLSPQKSKAIRGLSEILINEHGGEVPQDFESLERLPGVGHKTASVVMAQSFGVPSFPVDTHIHRLAQRWGLTRGRNVSETERDLKRVFKKSRWNDLHLQIIFYGREFCSARGCDGRVCEICTTCYPTRKHPKRVNKP; from the coding sequence ATGTCAGCCAACATGCTAAAACAAGAACGGGTTGCGTTTATCGACAAGCGGTTACAAGAGCTTTATCCCAACCCACCCGTTCCCCTCGATCATTCAGACCCCTACACCCTGCTTGTCGCCGTGTTACTGAGTGCACAGTGCACAGACGAGCGAGTCAATTTGGTTACACCTGCGCTGTTTGCGTTGGCCGACAACCCCTTTGATATGGCGAAAGAAAGCGTTGAGACGATTCGTGAAATCATCAAGCCCTGCGGTCTGTCTCCGCAAAAATCAAAAGCCATTCGCGGCTTAAGTGAGATCCTAATTAATGAGCACGGGGGCGAAGTACCGCAGGACTTCGAGAGCCTCGAACGATTGCCGGGGGTAGGACACAAAACGGCGAGCGTCGTAATGGCACAGTCCTTTGGTGTCCCAAGCTTCCCCGTAGACACGCATATTCACCGGCTAGCACAAAGGTGGGGCTTGACCCGTGGTCGAAATGTGAGTGAGACAGAGCGCGATTTAAAGCGGGTATTCAAAAAGAGCCGCTGGAATGATCTGCACCTTCAGATCATCTTTTATGGCCGAGAATTTTGCTCGGCGCGTGGCTGTGATGGCCGCGTTTGCGAAATTTGCACTACGTGCTATCCGACAAGAAAACATCCCAAACGCGTCAACAAACCCTAA